Below is a genomic region from Pseudomonas berkeleyensis.
GCAGTTGGTTGCACGGAGGCAATGGTTTTTTGTTCTTCTTCCCTGGCGCTTGCCGCGTACGGCAGCAAGGCTCCACTGGCCAGCGCAAGGCTGGCCTTGAGTAGCGTGCGGCGCTTGCAGGCGGACATGGGGCAGCCCTAGCCGAACATCCGCGCCAGCACGATCAGCTTGCGCAAGGTCAGATCCGGACTACGGCGCAGGTTGCGTAGCAACGCCTTGATAGTGCTCGGCGTCAGGCGGGGTTTGGTGAAGCTCTTGGGCATACGTTGGCCCCATTGCGACATCGCCTCCGGGCTGACTTCATGGATTCCGGTGGGAAGATCGGCGGTAAACAGATCGCCGTCGCAGTAGTGCTCGTGTTTGTCGCCCCAGGGATCCTGCCAGTAGTCGAAGATCTGGCTGCCGAGGATGTGCCGGCCGATGCCCCAGGCATGCTGCCAGCCGTTCTGACGCAGGACGCGCTGACCCATGCCGACGGCGTCGGCATCGACCACTTCATAGGCGCTGTGGCTGTAGGTCGCCATGAACCCCTGAGCGATGGCAAGGGTGTGGTGGTCAGCCGGTGTGTCGCCCAGATCCAGACGCATGAACGCCACCGCAGGCGAGCCATCGGGCAGTACCTGCACATCGCTGGGAATAAAACCGAAATGGCTGGTGTACCAGGCGCATGTTGCCTGGTAGTCGGCGACTTCCAGTACCACATGGCCGAGTTTGATGATCTCCGGCGGCTGCACTGGCGGGCGCTGGGTCGCATTGATCCTGGGCAGGTCGTTGGCCAGGTTCATGGGCAAAGGCGCACGATGGGGAAGGGCAGCAGTGGCCTGCTGGCCATAAACCGCCTCGACCAGAAAACCCGATGGATCGGTCAGGCGCACGCACTCACCGCCGCCAGGTGTGCTCAACGTTTCGATGGGCGACGCGTTGGGGAGTTTGGCCAGGCTTAGCAGATCCTTGCGACTGGCCAGCGTCAGGCCAAAACCGACGAAGCGCGGCTTGTCCGCCCGCATTACCCGGTAGCAGTAAGGCGCGCTGCCAGTACCGCGCAGGTACAGGCAGTCAGTGTCGCGACGGGCGAGTAACAGGCCGAAATCGCTCAGAAAACGCTCAGCCTTGTCCAGATCCGGGCGTTCGAAAATCAGATGAGCGAGTGCTTGTGCCTTCACTGTGGGCTTGGGATTTCGCCTCGGCTGGGCCGTGGCGAGCTGAGGAGCTGGGCGTTGCGTCATTGTCGCGCTCTCCGTGGCTTTTTTCAGGCAAGACCGGGCCTGCGCCCCTGATTGGCAGGGACGTTGTTTGGGTGTGATGGATCAGTTCAGCGGTGGCAGTGGCGGTAACTCGCTTGTCGCCAGGCTACGGGCTTGCTCGGCGCTCAGTCCCAGCGAACGCAGGATCAGTTCTGCGGTATCGCTTCCCGCTTCGCGCCAGGTCTTGAGTCCCTCTATCACCAGAAACATGGCCGCCAGGGTGGAGCCTGCAATCAGCGAGATCACGCTGACCATCTGCTCCTGGCGGAACTGGTAGCGCCCGGTCTGAAGGCCGTTCATCAGGTCGACAGTGGCCTGGCTGTAGAACATCTCACGCAGCGATGAATCGCTCATGGCAAAGCGACTGAGGAAGATGCCCCATTGCGGCTCTTCATGGGTGCGGCGGATGAAGAAACGGATGCCGTTGGCCAGGCGCTGTGCCGGATCTGCAATCTCGGCGAAGCTCATGCCAACGCGTTCATGCATTTCCTTGCTGAGTTGGCTGGCCACCTGTTGGAACAACTGTTCGATGCTTTCGACGTTGTTGTAGATGGTGCCTCTTGCCACGCCGGCCTCTTGCGCCAGGTCACTGATATTGACTTGGCTGACGCCTTTCTCGGCGAAGAGTCGCAGCGCAGCCTGGTGGATGCGACGTTGCACAGGGTTCAGGGCTTCCACGGAATGAGCTCCACAATCTGACATGTCGCAATTGAACACTCGTGTTCATTTTCAGTCAACAGGATATTCGTCATGAGGTCGCCATGCTGCCCAGGTGATGAAGTTCTTAAGGCTTTAAACCCCGAAATTAGCCGCGCATGGCATTTTCAAGGTGGGATATTTCGAATATTGAAGTCTTGATTTTATTGAACGCTGATGTTCAATATTGTTCTGGGGTGTCCTGCCCCGGATCACAAGGCACAACAACAATGAGCATCCAGCAAGGCCGTATCGACGTTCACCACCACATCATCCCGCCGGTCTATGCCG
It encodes:
- a CDS encoding TetR/AcrR family transcriptional regulator encodes the protein MEALNPVQRRIHQAALRLFAEKGVSQVNISDLAQEAGVARGTIYNNVESIEQLFQQVASQLSKEMHERVGMSFAEIADPAQRLANGIRFFIRRTHEEPQWGIFLSRFAMSDSSLREMFYSQATVDLMNGLQTGRYQFRQEQMVSVISLIAGSTLAAMFLVIEGLKTWREAGSDTAELILRSLGLSAEQARSLATSELPPLPPLN
- a CDS encoding VOC family protein, producing the protein MTQRPAPQLATAQPRRNPKPTVKAQALAHLIFERPDLDKAERFLSDFGLLLARRDTDCLYLRGTGSAPYCYRVMRADKPRFVGFGLTLASRKDLLSLAKLPNASPIETLSTPGGGECVRLTDPSGFLVEAVYGQQATAALPHRAPLPMNLANDLPRINATQRPPVQPPEIIKLGHVVLEVADYQATCAWYTSHFGFIPSDVQVLPDGSPAVAFMRLDLGDTPADHHTLAIAQGFMATYSHSAYEVVDADAVGMGQRVLRQNGWQHAWGIGRHILGSQIFDYWQDPWGDKHEHYCDGDLFTADLPTGIHEVSPEAMSQWGQRMPKSFTKPRLTPSTIKALLRNLRRSPDLTLRKLIVLARMFG